A region of the Romboutsia hominis genome:
CAAGTTTTATAAAAAATTCAATTATCTAACCAACAGGAATTCCCATCAATATAACATTTACACCAAAGAAATTAGAAAATAAATATCAAGCAGGTATCCTTACGATCTATAAAGATATCGTATAGCTTATAAGAGTAACCATCTCACTTTATAGCACTAAATAATATAAATGATTCTACCTTAGAACAAGTATCAAAATCTACCATAGAAGCGACACCGTAGATATTAACCAAAGATTACATGTTTATATCTTCAAAGTAAAATAGCATTTGCCGAATATCTCTATGTTTACATATTTTGTAATAAAATCTTAAGAATTAGGTTAAGAAATTTTTAAGATTTATACTCTATTATATATTTGTAGGATAGGAAATGAATTTATATTATTAATATTTAAAGGATGTGAAATTATTGTATAATATTAAAGAAAATAATAAAGAAGGTGAAAGTTTATATGTACAATATATTAGTAGTGGATGATGATAAAGAAATCGTTGAGTCAATAGATATATATCTAAAAAATGAAGGATATAAAATATACAAAGCTTATAATGGATTAGATGCATTAGATATTATAGCAAATGAAAAAATACACCTTATTTTGATGGATATAATGATGCCAAAGTTAGATGGAATAAAAGCAACTATAAAAATAAGAGAAGAAAAAAATATACCTATAATATTAATATCAGCAAAAAGTGAAGATACAGATAAGATACTTGGACTTAATATTGGTGCAGATGATTATATAACAAAACCATTTAATTTACTAGAACTTGTAGCTAGAGTAAAGTCAAGCCTTAGAAGGTATGTTAATTTAGGAACTTATAAAAATGAAGATAAAGAAGTGATAAAAAGTGGAGGACTTTCTATGAATCTATTGACAAAAGAAGTTTTAGTAGATGGAGAATATGTGAAGCTTACTCCAATTGAGTTTAATATATTAAGGCTTTTGTTGTCCAATAAAGGAGTAGTATTTTCAATTGATGAAATATATGAGAAGGTATGGAAAGAACAAAGCTTTAATGTAGAAAATACAGTAGCAGTTCATATAAGGAGAATAAGGGAAAAAATAGAAATAAATCCTAGAGAGCCAAAATATTTAAAGGTGGTGTGGGGAGTTGGATACAAAGTTGAAAAGCTTTAGGGGCAAAATTATAAAAAATAAAAGTTTAGTGTTTAATTTAATACTTATACTAACTATATTTATGGTTACACAAATAATAGGAATAATAACATGTTTTAAATTTTTTAGCCAAAATTTATTTATGATATTAGCTAATTTATCACTGATAAATTTTATTATATACAAAATAATGAGAAAACTATCTATATTATAGATAATAATTTAAATAAATTGAGATGAGGGATAAATTTGAAAAAAAATAGATTAAAGAATGTATTTTTAATGTTATCTATGATTTCATTATCAATACTACTTACAGTAATACCAACTACATTTTCAATATATAGGCAAAATATGGGACTATGGACGAGTTATATGCATAAAGACAAGCAAATACTAGAAACAGATTTTTATAAAAGTAATGTATTTGAATTTAATGTACTTAGACCTATTTTATATTGGATGGGAGAAAGTGTATCAGATGTAGATTCAAATATAAGTAATTATATAAATGAAAATACATATTATGAAGATGTTACTAAAGGTTTAGATGAATATGGAAATGAAATAAAAGAGACTAAGGAAAGAAAACCTACTAAAGAAGAAGCTAAAAATGATCTTTTAAATAAGGTTAATTATGGTAGAAACCAGCTAAATCAAATACAAAATATTAAATTTATGGTTAAAAATACTAAAACTAATGAGTATTATACTAATACAGAATATAAAACATTTGATGAATTTGATAAAAATATAGATGAATATACAAATATAAAAATAGACAAAAATAATTCAAATAGAAGTTACATAAAAACAATAAATAAAAAAGTATCAGAAAATCCAACCCATTATATAGAGGGTAAGTTATTAGATGCTACACCAGAAGAAAATTTAGAAGTACATATGTCTTTTCCTAAATTATTATCTAATGTAGAAATTTCAGATAAGGTATATAATGAGTATCACCAATATACACAAACTATAAAAGAAGTGTATATATGTTTAATTTTAATGATTGTAAATATAATTGTATTTATTATATCAGCAGTTACATATAAAAAAATAAAAATAAATGAAGACCATGATGAAGGCATATTAACTAAGTTATCAAACAAAGTACCAATAGATATTATACTATGGTTAATGGCTATAGACTTTTTATTATATGTACCATTTTCACTTTCTTATTATCAAGGTTATAGGTATATGATAGAAAAAATATGTGCAGTAATAGGAGCATATCTACTTATATATGCAGCTTACACTATAAATAGAAGAAGCAAAAAATATGATAAAAAAATATATATATTAAAAGAAACTATTGTATATAAACTATATAAAATATTAAAAAATACTGTTATCAGTGGGTTAAAAGCATCTAAAGAAATACCTTTAATAAAAAGAATAATAATAGTATCAATAGGTATAACATTTATAGGTGGGGTAGTGTCAGTCTTATTGTATGAACTTATCTATAATGAGGTTATGCTTTTATTTGGAATACCTATGTCTATGCTTTTATTTACACTATATATAGTAAAAAAATTAGCTTATTTAAGCGATATAATAGAAGGAACTTCTAGAATTAAAACTGGAGAATTAGATTACAAAATAGATATATTAGGAAATGATAGTTTCACTAATTTAGCAGAGAATATTAATAACATAGGCGAAGGGCTAGAAAAGTCAATAGAAACTCAATTAAGAAGTGAGAGAATGAAATCAGAACTTATAACTAATGTAAGCCATGATTTAAAGACTCCACTTACATCTATAATAAATTATGTAGAACTAATAAAAAAAGAAGAAGTAAGCCCAGAACATGTTAATGATTATATAAAAGTATTAGACCAAAAGTCAAAGAGATTAAAAATATTAATTGAAGATTTGTTTGAAGCTAGTAAAGCAAGTAGCGGTAATTTAGAGCTTAATATGGAAAATATAGATATAGTACAGCTACTTAGACAAAGTATAGGCGAAATGGAAGAAAAATTATCAAATTCTAACTTAGATATAAGACTAAACTTAAGTAGTGAAAAAATTAATATATATGCAGATGGTAGAAGAATGTATAGAGTATTTGAAAACTTATTATCAAATATATCAAAGTACTCATTACCTAGTACAAGGGTATATATAGATTTATTAGAAGATGATGAAAGTGTAATTATTACTATGAAAAATATATCTTCATATGAACTTAACTTTGATGCTACAGAGATAACAGAAAGATTTAAAAGGGCAGATGAATCTAGAAATACAGAAGGTAGTGGACTTGGACTTGCTATAAGTAAAGACTTAGTAAATCTCCAAGGTGGTAAGTTTAGTGTAGAAATAGATGGTGATTTATTTAAGTCTATATTAGCCTTTCCTAAGATAGGTAAATAAATACTACTTTTTTAATATTTATAAAAAACTATATTTTGTTGTTTGTATAATTAATATAAAGGTATAAATATATTAACAAATACTAAAAATAACTTAGGTTTATATAAATAATTAGGAGGTAGTTATGATGAAAGTAACATTTCAAGGAGCACCATTAACATTAAAAGGAAGTCAATTAAAAGTTGGAGATAAAGCTCCTGACTTTACAGTTATAGATAACGAATTAAATCCATTAAAATTAGATGATACTAAAGGAAAAAGAGTATTTTTATCTGTTCCATCAATAGATACACCAGTTTGTGATATGGAAGTAAGAAGATTTAATACAGAAGCTTCAAAATTAAACAACGTTACAGTATATACAATATCAATGGATTTACCATTTGCGCAAGCTAGATGGTGTGGTACAGCTGGCATAGAAAATGTAAAAACTGTATCAGATTATAAAGATAGAGAATTTGGGGAAAATTACGGAGTATATATAAATGAATTAGGTCTTTTATCAAGAGCAGTATTTGTAGTTGATGAAAATGATAAAGTTATATATGTAGAATATTTAGAAGAAATAACTGAAGAACCAAATTATAATAAAGTTTTAGAAATATTAAGATAAATGTAAAAATAAAAAAGCAGTATACATAAATTATGTATACTGCTTTTTTATACTTTAGCCTACTAAAAAATAATTTATTAAGGCTAATATAAAGCTACAAATTAATATAAAGGATACAACAATAAAATGACGTTTTTTATTCATTACTACAATAGCAATATATTCTCTTATTAAAGCATTTGGAATAAAATAAAGAGCAGTTTTTGCGCCAATACCTTCACTTTTTAAGTTAGCTTTTTTAGCATAAAGCCCAGCTCTAAATAGGTGATAATTATTAGTAATAAAAATACTTTTGTATCCACTTGGTTTAATTTTATCCATTATATTTTTAGAAAA
Encoded here:
- a CDS encoding response regulator transcription factor, encoding MYNILVVDDDKEIVESIDIYLKNEGYKIYKAYNGLDALDIIANEKIHLILMDIMMPKLDGIKATIKIREEKNIPIILISAKSEDTDKILGLNIGADDYITKPFNLLELVARVKSSLRRYVNLGTYKNEDKEVIKSGGLSMNLLTKEVLVDGEYVKLTPIEFNILRLLLSNKGVVFSIDEIYEKVWKEQSFNVENTVAVHIRRIREKIEINPREPKYLKVVWGVGYKVEKL
- a CDS encoding sensor histidine kinase, which gives rise to MKKNRLKNVFLMLSMISLSILLTVIPTTFSIYRQNMGLWTSYMHKDKQILETDFYKSNVFEFNVLRPILYWMGESVSDVDSNISNYINENTYYEDVTKGLDEYGNEIKETKERKPTKEEAKNDLLNKVNYGRNQLNQIQNIKFMVKNTKTNEYYTNTEYKTFDEFDKNIDEYTNIKIDKNNSNRSYIKTINKKVSENPTHYIEGKLLDATPEENLEVHMSFPKLLSNVEISDKVYNEYHQYTQTIKEVYICLILMIVNIIVFIISAVTYKKIKINEDHDEGILTKLSNKVPIDIILWLMAIDFLLYVPFSLSYYQGYRYMIEKICAVIGAYLLIYAAYTINRRSKKYDKKIYILKETIVYKLYKILKNTVISGLKASKEIPLIKRIIIVSIGITFIGGVVSVLLYELIYNEVMLLFGIPMSMLLFTLYIVKKLAYLSDIIEGTSRIKTGELDYKIDILGNDSFTNLAENINNIGEGLEKSIETQLRSERMKSELITNVSHDLKTPLTSIINYVELIKKEEVSPEHVNDYIKVLDQKSKRLKILIEDLFEASKASSGNLELNMENIDIVQLLRQSIGEMEEKLSNSNLDIRLNLSSEKINIYADGRRMYRVFENLLSNISKYSLPSTRVYIDLLEDDESVIITMKNISSYELNFDATEITERFKRADESRNTEGSGLGLAISKDLVNLQGGKFSVEIDGDLFKSILAFPKIGK
- the tpx gene encoding thiol peroxidase translates to MMKVTFQGAPLTLKGSQLKVGDKAPDFTVIDNELNPLKLDDTKGKRVFLSVPSIDTPVCDMEVRRFNTEASKLNNVTVYTISMDLPFAQARWCGTAGIENVKTVSDYKDREFGENYGVYINELGLLSRAVFVVDENDKVIYVEYLEEITEEPNYNKVLEILR